From one Nitrospirota bacterium genomic stretch:
- a CDS encoding DNA recombination protein RmuC, which yields MQIAILILLTLVLLVLIWFVLQSRNKAVDPAVSLLQQEVESLRGQLTESMQRGQESVNLQLGVITSQVNNQLGQVTTQVNNQLGQVTTQLQKSTGDLNARLDNAARVVQEVSKSLGGLNEATKKVFDVGKDIASLQEILRSPKLRGGLGELFLGDLLAQIFPPAYYSLQHRFRSGEAVDAVIRLGDNLVPVDAKFPLENFRRVVETGEDEQKAAKRKFIADVKKHIDAIAGKYILPDEGTFDFALMYIPAENVYYELIIKDEAVDTEKALINYAFTKRVIPVSPNSFYAYLQTILLGLKGLHIEEQAQDILKNLARLSGDFRKFQEEFELVGKHLSNTKARYDEADKRLERFGDRLQALSGAEATPVVEEIRKLPL from the coding sequence ATGCAAATCGCAATCCTTATACTGCTCACCCTCGTCCTGCTCGTCCTGATCTGGTTCGTTCTCCAGTCCCGGAACAAGGCCGTCGATCCCGCCGTCTCGCTGCTCCAGCAGGAAGTCGAGTCCCTTCGAGGGCAATTGACCGAGTCCATGCAGAGAGGCCAGGAAAGCGTCAACCTGCAGCTCGGCGTGATCACGAGCCAGGTGAACAACCAGCTCGGCCAGGTGACGACCCAGGTGAACAACCAGTTGGGCCAGGTCACCACGCAGCTCCAGAAATCCACGGGAGACCTGAACGCGCGGCTGGACAACGCGGCGAGGGTCGTTCAGGAAGTGAGCAAGAGCCTGGGGGGGTTGAACGAGGCCACGAAAAAGGTGTTCGACGTCGGCAAGGACATCGCAAGCCTGCAGGAGATCCTGAGGTCCCCGAAGCTGCGCGGAGGGCTCGGCGAGCTGTTTCTCGGCGACCTGCTGGCCCAGATCTTCCCCCCCGCCTACTATTCGCTGCAGCACAGGTTCAGGAGCGGAGAGGCCGTGGACGCGGTCATCAGGCTCGGCGACAACCTGGTGCCCGTGGACGCCAAGTTCCCGCTGGAGAACTTCAGGCGCGTCGTAGAAACGGGTGAGGACGAGCAAAAGGCCGCGAAGAGAAAGTTCATAGCCGACGTAAAGAAGCACATCGACGCCATTGCGGGCAAGTACATCCTGCCCGATGAGGGCACCTTCGATTTTGCGCTCATGTACATCCCGGCAGAGAACGTATACTACGAACTGATCATCAAGGACGAGGCCGTGGACACGGAAAAGGCGCTGATCAACTACGCCTTCACGAAGCGCGTGATCCCCGTGTCTCCGAACAGCTTCTACGCCTATCTCCAGACGATCCTTTTGGGCCTCAAGGGCCTGCACATCGAGGAGCAGGCCCAGGATATCCTGAAGAACCTTGCCAGGCTTTCGGGCGATTTCAGAAAATTCCAGGAAGAGTTCGAACTGGTGGGGAAACACCTGTCAAATACGAAGGCGCGATATGATGAAGCGGACAAGCGGCTCGAAAGGTTCGGCGACCGGCTTCAGGCATTGAGCGGAGCCGAAGCGACCCCCGTTGTGGAGGAAATAAGAAAACTGCCGCTCTAA
- a CDS encoding KUP/HAK/KT family potassium transporter — MPDKTSPVKGIVRSLGLVFGDIGTSPIYTLTVIFLLPTIVRTERNVIGVLSLIVWTLILLVTVQYAWLAMSLGRRGEGGTIVLRELLVPLLKSSRQVALVTLLSFIGISLIIGDGVITPAISILSAVEGILLIKGFEGMSQQSLIVIAGAIAVLLFSFQKRGTERVAGAFGPLMIAWFLSLTISGLLSILHVPSVCKAINPYYAVRFLIEHGLTGFFVLSEVILCATGGEALYADMGHLGREPIVRAWRFVFVALVFNYLGQGAFLVEHPGARNVLFEMVYHQAQFLYVPFLVLSIIATVIASQAMISGMFSIVYQGITTRIMPMFKVDYTSEERHSQIYIGFVNWFLLLAVLYIIKEFRESSSLAAAYGLAVTGTMTLTGIFMTWIFSLRKRYVRAAVSVFVTLVSFLFLLSNTYKIPHGGYWSLIIAAIPFSIIMLYRRGQRKLYIALQPLPIDVFLLSYGQIYQQASKIGGTALYFSRTAAEIPPYIVHTMFKNNIIYEDNIIVSILKREDPFGVTGYFKDDLAPGLRSFEIQMGYMEVPDVEEILREAGIHEKTIFYGVEDIQPSNIIWGIFSFIKRLTPNIVQFYKLPYNKLHGVVTRVEI; from the coding sequence ATGCCCGATAAAACCTCTCCGGTCAAAGGAATTGTACGTTCCCTCGGCCTCGTGTTCGGCGATATCGGCACGAGCCCCATCTACACCCTCACCGTCATCTTTCTGCTTCCCACCATCGTCAGAACGGAACGCAACGTCATCGGCGTCCTGTCGCTGATCGTCTGGACGCTGATCCTCCTTGTCACGGTGCAGTATGCCTGGCTTGCCATGAGCCTGGGCAGGCGGGGCGAGGGCGGGACGATCGTCCTGCGGGAACTGCTGGTCCCGCTCCTGAAATCGAGCCGGCAGGTCGCGCTCGTCACGCTGCTGTCCTTCATCGGCATTTCCCTCATCATCGGCGACGGCGTCATTACGCCCGCCATCAGCATTCTTTCCGCGGTGGAAGGCATACTCCTGATCAAGGGATTCGAGGGAATGAGTCAGCAATCCCTCATCGTGATCGCCGGGGCCATCGCGGTCCTCCTGTTCTCATTCCAGAAGAGGGGGACCGAGCGGGTTGCAGGAGCGTTCGGTCCGTTGATGATCGCGTGGTTCCTTTCCCTCACGATCTCAGGCCTCCTCTCGATCCTCCATGTCCCCTCGGTGTGCAAGGCGATCAATCCTTACTACGCGGTGCGGTTCCTCATCGAACACGGCCTCACGGGATTCTTCGTTCTATCCGAGGTCATTCTCTGCGCAACGGGCGGAGAGGCCCTCTATGCGGACATGGGCCACCTCGGACGCGAGCCGATCGTGCGGGCATGGCGTTTTGTGTTCGTGGCCCTCGTGTTCAATTACCTCGGTCAGGGTGCTTTTCTTGTCGAACATCCCGGAGCCAGGAACGTCCTGTTTGAAATGGTTTACCATCAGGCGCAGTTCCTGTACGTTCCGTTCCTGGTGCTCTCCATCATCGCCACGGTCATCGCCTCTCAGGCGATGATCAGCGGCATGTTCTCGATCGTCTACCAGGGCATCACGACGAGGATCATGCCCATGTTCAAGGTCGACTACACGTCGGAGGAACGGCATTCCCAGATCTACATCGGTTTCGTGAACTGGTTCCTCCTCCTGGCCGTCCTCTACATCATCAAGGAATTCAGAGAGTCGAGCAGTCTCGCGGCTGCCTACGGGCTTGCCGTGACCGGCACGATGACGCTGACGGGCATATTCATGACCTGGATCTTTTCGCTCAGGAAAAGATACGTCCGCGCGGCGGTATCGGTCTTCGTGACCCTTGTCTCCTTTCTCTTTCTCCTGTCAAATACCTACAAGATACCGCACGGCGGCTATTGGTCGCTCATCATCGCAGCCATTCCGTTCTCGATCATCATGCTCTACCGCCGGGGACAGCGCAAACTGTACATCGCGCTCCAGCCCCTGCCGATCGATGTGTTCCTGCTGAGCTACGGGCAGATCTACCAACAGGCGAGCAAAATCGGCGGAACGGCGCTGTATTTCTCCCGCACTGCGGCGGAAATCCCCCCCTACATCGTGCACACCATGTTCAAGAACAACATCATCTACGAGGACAACATTATCGTGTCGATCCTGAAGCGCGAGGACCCCTTTGGCGTCACGGGGTATTTCAAGGATGACCTGGCCCCGGGGCTGCGCTCCTTCGAGATCCAGATGGGATACATGGAAGTGCCTGACGTCGAGGAGATCCTGCGCGAGGCCGGGATCCACGAGAAGACGATCTTCTACGGGGTCGAGGACATCCAGCCGAGCAATATCATCTGGGGTATCTTCTCGTTCATCAAGCGCCTGACCCCGAACATCGTGCAGTTCTACAAGCTGCCGTACAACAAACTGCACGGCGTCGTGACACGCGTGGAGATTTGA
- a CDS encoding CHRD domain-containing protein: MKTVKGVVFVLFAILLTTSLGMAAGAGHFKAKLSGSEETPAVMTKTTGEAIFKLSKNGKELTYELKVKEGENVTAAHIHAGKKGEEGPPVVPLFGGKKKEGMFSGVLAKGTITDKNLVGPLAGKTIEDLVKMIKEGGAYVNVHTPAHPGGEIRGQIE; this comes from the coding sequence ATGAAAACGGTAAAAGGAGTAGTATTCGTTTTGTTCGCAATCCTTCTGACCACATCGCTGGGAATGGCGGCAGGAGCCGGTCATTTCAAGGCCAAACTCAGCGGCTCGGAAGAGACCCCCGCTGTCATGACTAAGACAACGGGCGAGGCGATATTCAAACTGAGCAAGAACGGCAAGGAGCTGACGTACGAACTCAAGGTAAAGGAAGGCGAGAACGTCACCGCTGCGCACATCCATGCCGGCAAGAAGGGCGAGGAAGGACCGCCGGTAGTCCCGCTCTTCGGCGGTAAGAAAAAGGAAGGAATGTTCTCCGGCGTACTGGCGAAAGGGACCATAACGGATAAGAACCTTGTCGGTCCGCTGGCCGGGAAAACGATCGAAGACCTGGTGAAGATGATTAAAGAAGGAGGCGCCTATGTGAACGTTCATACGCCGGCGCATCCGGGCGGAGAAATACGCGGCCAGATCGAGTAG
- the recO gene encoding DNA repair protein RecO, with protein MKSKTEAIVISSMNLGEADKLVAFFSLDRGMLKGVAKNARKSFKRFGAALEAFTYCRLHLYEREHQELLRIESSDIIEQHSLIGSDLGRAAAGAVMLEMVREMSPLGERNAAAFLLLSHILHLLDGGEDPAFLLRIFEIKFLSLLGYQPKLDYCLSCGTQPKSEMIFEVMKGGVFCPDCVVSSGDEQVRITPGAVGFYYQALRMDMDKVCRLKPSPGIMQELDRAFSLHLLHIIGKRLKSLDFMRSVQFLELQLCRDK; from the coding sequence ATGAAATCCAAGACCGAAGCCATCGTCATCAGCAGCATGAACCTGGGAGAGGCGGACAAGCTCGTCGCCTTCTTCTCGCTCGACCGGGGCATGCTGAAGGGCGTGGCCAAGAACGCCCGTAAGTCCTTCAAGCGCTTCGGCGCGGCGCTCGAGGCTTTTACCTACTGCCGGCTCCATCTCTACGAACGGGAGCACCAGGAACTGCTCCGGATCGAGTCCTCGGACATCATCGAGCAGCATTCGTTGATCGGTTCGGACCTGGGCCGCGCCGCAGCCGGCGCCGTGATGCTCGAGATGGTGCGCGAGATGTCCCCCCTGGGCGAGCGCAACGCAGCGGCCTTCCTGCTCCTCTCGCACATCCTCCATTTGCTCGACGGGGGGGAGGACCCGGCCTTTCTGCTCAGGATCTTCGAGATCAAGTTCCTGTCCCTCCTCGGGTACCAGCCGAAGCTGGACTACTGCCTTTCGTGCGGGACGCAGCCGAAGAGCGAGATGATCTTCGAGGTCATGAAGGGCGGGGTCTTCTGTCCGGACTGCGTGGTGTCTTCCGGGGACGAGCAGGTACGGATCACACCGGGAGCGGTCGGTTTCTACTACCAGGCGCTCCGGATGGACATGGACAAGGTCTGCCGGCTCAAGCCTTCGCCGGGAATCATGCAGGAACTCGACCGGGCCTTTTCGTTACATCTCCTCCATATTATAGGAAAGCGCCTCAAGTCCCTGGATTTCATGAGGTCTGTCCAGTTTTTGGAACTGCAGCTCTGCAGGGATAAATAA
- the era gene encoding GTPase Era produces the protein MTKGQKFRSGFISIVGRPNVGKSTLLNALLGEKIAIISDKPQTTRNRILGIVNERNAQMVFMDTPGIHKPMHRMNEVMVKTALATYNEVDVILMLAEATEKPGGGDRYIIETLKNVKTPVYLLINKIDLVEKERLLPLMQEYSRLYGFAEIIPVSALRSDLGGLIPSVLARLPEGPKYFPDDQLTDQPERFIVSELIREKIFELTKDEIPYSTAVVIEEMKEEAEITRITAVIYVERESQKGILIGRGGAMLKKIGTLARLDAEKLLGAKIFLQLWVKVKKAWREDEHMLKNLGLVTEE, from the coding sequence ATGACCAAAGGGCAGAAATTCAGGTCCGGCTTCATCTCGATCGTGGGCAGGCCGAACGTGGGCAAGTCCACGCTCCTGAACGCGCTCCTGGGCGAGAAGATCGCCATCATCTCGGACAAACCGCAGACCACCCGGAACCGCATACTCGGGATCGTGAACGAGCGCAATGCGCAGATGGTCTTCATGGACACGCCGGGCATCCACAAGCCCATGCACAGGATGAACGAGGTCATGGTCAAGACCGCGCTCGCCACGTACAACGAGGTGGACGTGATCCTGATGCTCGCGGAGGCGACGGAAAAGCCGGGCGGAGGGGACCGGTACATCATCGAAACCCTGAAGAACGTGAAAACCCCGGTCTACCTGCTGATCAACAAGATCGACCTCGTCGAGAAGGAGCGCCTCCTGCCCCTGATGCAGGAGTACAGCAGGCTGTATGGTTTTGCCGAGATCATCCCGGTCTCGGCGCTCCGGAGCGACCTCGGCGGGCTGATCCCGTCGGTCCTTGCGCGGCTCCCCGAGGGTCCGAAGTACTTCCCCGACGACCAGCTCACGGACCAGCCCGAGCGGTTCATCGTGTCCGAGCTTATCCGCGAGAAGATCTTCGAGCTCACGAAGGATGAGATACCCTATTCGACAGCTGTCGTAATCGAGGAAATGAAAGAGGAGGCGGAGATCACGCGGATCACGGCCGTCATCTACGTGGAGCGGGAATCGCAGAAGGGGATCCTGATCGGCAGGGGCGGGGCCATGCTGAAGAAGATCGGCACGCTCGCCCGGCTGGACGCCGAGAAACTGCTCGGAGCGAAGATCTTCCTCCAGCTCTGGGTGAAGGTAAAGAAGGCCTGGCGCGAGGACGAGCATATGCTCAAGAACCTGGGGCTCGTGACGGAAGAGTAG
- the nadA gene encoding quinolinate synthase, producing the protein MDSSALRDKILKLKKDLNAIILAHNYQRPEVQDIADITGDSLELSRAAAKTGYDVIVFCGVHFMAESASILSPDKTVLLPEIGAGCPMADMVTVEGPRKTRRQHYTDVLGITFAFADDFTLLDMKKKYPGVPIVAYVNTSAAVKAESDICCTSSNVVKVVESLKEDTIICIPDRNLSAYAAKRTKKKIISWDGFCNVHMAHLNVDDVRESKAKHPDALLIVHPECPPEVQDMADHITSTSGMLRYCRESNHKEFIIGTEEGILHRLRKESPGKKFYVLNNEMVCPNMKRTRLESVAAAMEKIQYVIKVPEDIRVKAKRALDRMLEIT; encoded by the coding sequence ATCGACAGCAGCGCCCTCCGCGACAAGATCCTGAAGCTCAAGAAAGACCTGAACGCCATCATCCTCGCCCATAATTACCAGCGGCCCGAGGTGCAGGACATTGCCGACATCACCGGAGATTCCCTTGAGCTGTCGCGCGCGGCGGCGAAGACCGGTTATGACGTGATCGTGTTCTGCGGCGTCCATTTCATGGCCGAGAGCGCCTCGATCCTGTCCCCGGACAAGACCGTGCTGCTCCCGGAGATCGGCGCGGGCTGCCCCATGGCCGACATGGTCACCGTCGAGGGTCCGCGCAAGACGCGGCGTCAGCATTACACCGACGTGCTGGGGATAACCTTTGCGTTCGCCGACGACTTCACGCTGCTGGACATGAAGAAGAAATACCCGGGCGTACCGATCGTGGCCTACGTCAATACCTCGGCCGCGGTAAAGGCCGAGAGCGATATCTGCTGCACCTCGTCGAACGTGGTCAAGGTCGTGGAGTCGCTCAAAGAGGACACGATCATCTGCATCCCGGACCGGAACCTCTCCGCCTATGCGGCGAAGAGGACGAAAAAGAAGATCATCTCCTGGGACGGGTTCTGCAATGTCCACATGGCCCACCTCAATGTGGATGACGTGAGAGAGTCAAAGGCGAAGCATCCCGACGCGCTGCTGATCGTGCATCCCGAATGCCCTCCCGAGGTCCAGGACATGGCCGACCACATCACGAGCACCTCGGGCATGCTTCGGTATTGCCGGGAGTCGAACCACAAAGAATTCATCATCGGCACCGAGGAGGGCATCCTCCACCGCCTCAGGAAGGAAAGTCCCGGCAAGAAGTTCTATGTGCTGAACAACGAGATGGTCTGCCCGAACATGAAGCGGACCAGGCTCGAGAGCGTGGCCGCGGCCATGGAAAAGATTCAGTACGTGATCAAGGTGCCCGAAGACATCCGCGTCAAAGCCAAGCGGGCGCTGGACCGGATGCTGGAGATCACGTAA
- a CDS encoding PAS domain S-box protein, with product MRPLVKEAGPRKRDKISKHLYESIMDGITSGVWVADKNDVIYYANKAMEMIAGVTQQKLIGSRVFPQNAEHATQEFKPYYDEAQATLRPVYYPGVSIRTLAGKQTYQSGWLIPNIKNGSYDGMICTVEDITNEKQTRKALRESEAKYKHLVESANSIILRMDGKGVITFINPFAQRFFGYGEQELVGKSIVGTVMQRTENPGPDMETMLHDIAAAPGLYASAEFEHIRKNGETAWISWANTALFDDSGTMTEVLCVGNDVTVQKHHEELLKKWSSDLEERVTIGTARLSIANEELQQEIAERKWMEQSLRKSEEKYRLVVEYANEGILITQDNFFRYVNPKAVKIWGHSKEELTSRPFTDFIHPDDREMVMERHLKRIKGDSVSPYYSCRVLDGEGNTKWLEINSVLITWMGRPATLAFFNNITERKKAEEKLRLTESAIQQAGDAVVITTATPVRSASRVVFVNPAFTKMTGYAAEEVTGKLSLLQGPLTDSTQWNKLETGTSQSKAFYIETVATRKDGTQFNMEWQITPLRDERGKVTHFVSVQRDITERKKTEEQFHAYQEQLRLLASELLLAEEKERRRIAMDLHDNIGQMLALTRIKLGVLRNTLSGNAHEEAVGGIVELIDQSISYTKSLSFELSPPLLYDIGIEATIEWLAEQMQKQHYILFYCENDGSPKPLKRDVSILLFQTVRELFMNIVKHSQAHQVNVGISREAGAIKIVVEDDGIGFDASKIDTDLTFGFFSIRERLKYLGGSLSIDTGPGRGTRVTVTSPLDREENAEAVRE from the coding sequence ATGAGACCACTGGTAAAAGAAGCAGGGCCGCGAAAAAGGGACAAAATCAGCAAGCATCTGTATGAGAGCATCATGGATGGGATCACATCCGGCGTCTGGGTGGCGGACAAGAACGACGTCATCTACTACGCGAACAAGGCAATGGAGATGATCGCCGGAGTGACGCAGCAGAAGCTGATCGGGTCAAGGGTCTTCCCGCAAAACGCGGAGCACGCAACGCAGGAGTTCAAGCCCTACTACGATGAGGCGCAGGCAACGCTGCGGCCTGTGTATTATCCCGGGGTTTCCATCCGCACCTTGGCGGGAAAACAGACATACCAGTCGGGATGGCTGATCCCGAATATCAAGAACGGGTCGTACGACGGCATGATCTGCACGGTAGAGGATATCACGAACGAGAAGCAGACACGGAAGGCGCTCAGGGAGAGCGAAGCCAAATATAAGCACCTCGTCGAAAGCGCCAACAGCATCATCCTGCGGATGGACGGCAAGGGCGTCATCACCTTCATCAATCCTTTTGCACAGAGATTTTTCGGGTACGGCGAGCAGGAGCTCGTCGGGAAGAGCATCGTGGGGACCGTCATGCAAAGAACGGAAAACCCCGGGCCCGACATGGAGACCATGCTGCACGATATCGCGGCCGCTCCCGGGCTGTACGCAAGCGCTGAATTCGAACATATCCGGAAGAACGGCGAGACCGCCTGGATTTCCTGGGCGAACACGGCACTCTTCGATGATTCCGGAACCATGACCGAGGTCCTCTGCGTCGGCAACGACGTGACCGTGCAGAAACACCACGAAGAGCTTTTAAAAAAGTGGAGCAGCGACCTGGAAGAGCGGGTGACGATCGGCACCGCCCGGCTCAGCATCGCGAACGAGGAGCTGCAGCAGGAAATCGCCGAGCGCAAATGGATGGAGCAGAGCCTCCGGAAATCAGAGGAGAAATACCGGCTCGTGGTCGAGTATGCGAACGAGGGCATTTTGATCACGCAGGATAATTTCTTCCGGTACGTGAACCCCAAGGCGGTAAAGATCTGGGGACATTCGAAGGAAGAACTGACCTCTCGTCCCTTTACCGATTTCATTCATCCCGACGACCGGGAGATGGTGATGGAGCGGCACCTGAAGAGGATCAAGGGGGACAGCGTTTCTCCCTATTATTCCTGCCGGGTTCTGGACGGCGAAGGGAATACCAAATGGCTGGAGATCAACTCGGTCCTGATCACGTGGATGGGAAGGCCCGCCACGCTCGCCTTCTTCAATAACATCACGGAGCGGAAAAAGGCCGAAGAGAAGCTGCGCCTGACCGAATCGGCGATCCAGCAGGCGGGAGACGCGGTCGTCATCACAACAGCAACCCCCGTGCGCTCCGCGTCGCGAGTTGTCTTCGTGAATCCGGCTTTTACCAAGATGACGGGATATGCGGCGGAGGAAGTGACCGGCAAGCTTTCGCTTCTCCAGGGGCCGCTCACCGACAGCACCCAGTGGAATAAACTGGAGACAGGCACATCCCAGAGCAAGGCCTTTTATATCGAGACGGTGGCCACACGGAAAGACGGCACGCAGTTCAATATGGAGTGGCAGATCACCCCCCTGCGGGACGAACGGGGAAAGGTAACCCACTTTGTCTCGGTCCAGCGTGACATTACCGAGCGGAAGAAGACCGAAGAGCAGTTCCACGCCTACCAGGAGCAGCTGAGGCTCCTGGCCTCGGAGCTGCTGCTCGCCGAAGAGAAGGAAAGAAGGCGAATTGCCATGGACCTTCACGACAATATCGGACAAATGCTCGCCCTGACCAGGATCAAGCTCGGGGTCCTCAGAAATACGCTGTCCGGGAACGCCCACGAGGAGGCCGTCGGCGGCATCGTAGAACTCATCGATCAATCGATCAGTTACACGAAATCATTGTCCTTCGAGCTGAGTCCGCCGCTGCTGTATGATATTGGCATTGAAGCGACGATTGAATGGCTCGCGGAGCAGATGCAGAAACAGCATTACATTCTATTCTACTGTGAAAATGACGGCAGCCCCAAGCCGTTGAAGAGAGATGTCAGCATTCTTCTGTTCCAGACCGTGCGTGAGCTGTTCATGAACATTGTGAAGCACTCCCAGGCGCACCAAGTGAATGTCGGCATAAGCCGGGAGGCCGGCGCCATAAAAATCGTCGTCGAAGACGACGGCATCGGGTTCGATGCTTCGAAGATCGACACGGACCTGACCTTCGGGTTCTTCAGCATACGGGAGCGGTTGAAGTACCTCGGGGGCTCCCTCTCGATCGATACCGGGCCCGGCCGGGGCACTCGGGTGACGGTGACCTCGCCCCTCGACCGGGAAGAAAACGCGGAGGCTGTCAGGGAATGA
- a CDS encoding DedA family protein: MHELINWLVLTIGALGYPGIFLLMVMESSVIPIPSELVMPPAGYLAQQGQMHLFVAIFCGTLGSLVGAYANYFAAHYLGRPLLLKYGKYVWITEEKFAKVERFFADHGEVSTFIGRLLPVVRHLISLPAGLAGMNHVKFSLYTLLGAGLWVTILTSIGYFIGAERELIMKYSHQALFGAIALSAAIIAVYVWNHRRKQRA; this comes from the coding sequence ATGCACGAACTGATCAACTGGCTGGTCCTGACCATCGGGGCGCTCGGGTATCCCGGCATCTTCCTGCTCATGGTCATGGAAAGCTCGGTCATCCCGATCCCGAGCGAGCTGGTCATGCCTCCGGCAGGGTACCTTGCCCAGCAGGGGCAGATGCACCTGTTCGTCGCGATCTTCTGCGGGACCCTGGGAAGCCTCGTGGGCGCCTACGCGAACTACTTCGCGGCCCATTACCTCGGCAGGCCGCTGCTCCTGAAGTACGGCAAGTACGTCTGGATCACCGAGGAGAAGTTCGCGAAGGTCGAGCGGTTCTTCGCGGACCACGGCGAGGTATCGACCTTCATCGGAAGACTGCTTCCCGTGGTGCGGCACCTCATCTCGCTTCCCGCGGGCCTCGCGGGCATGAATCACGTCAAGTTCTCTCTCTATACGCTGCTCGGAGCGGGCCTCTGGGTCACGATCCTGACCTCCATAGGCTACTTCATCGGCGCCGAGCGGGAGCTGATCATGAAGTATTCGCACCAGGCGCTGTTCGGCGCAATCGCCCTGAGCGCTGCGATCATCGCGGTGTACGTATGGAACCATCGAAGGAAACAGCGAGCATAA
- a CDS encoding alpha/beta hydrolase has translation MTASNNIPQPKDLTVLGRSVHVWVGGTGPALLLFHSAWGDAEMSWSAVWKDLSRSFTIIAPDMPGFAQSDPLPIPTLAESARMMKSLVESLGADRVLVIGNSFGVAHAIEFAATFPDCTRHLVIVNGGHLPYVPTFLKKLISVPMIEKPFRSLMRNMVYSNKAFARAFPSPAALPPGFIERIRGYEDKHSRIVFDTAMNQPRPQSVPKVPTTVIWGTGDRLVSVNQRELIRKWLNNPAFIPIEGAGHMPQVERAEEFVAAVKSVGTG, from the coding sequence ATGACTGCCTCAAACAATATACCACAGCCGAAAGACCTGACGGTCTTGGGACGGAGTGTTCATGTCTGGGTTGGCGGGACAGGCCCGGCGCTCCTGCTGTTTCACTCTGCCTGGGGCGATGCGGAGATGAGCTGGTCAGCAGTCTGGAAGGACCTGAGCCGATCCTTCACCATCATCGCGCCGGACATGCCGGGCTTTGCTCAGTCGGACCCCCTGCCAATCCCGACCCTTGCTGAAAGCGCTCGTATGATGAAAAGCCTGGTGGAGAGCCTTGGAGCCGATCGGGTCCTTGTGATCGGAAATTCCTTTGGTGTAGCGCACGCCATCGAGTTTGCAGCAACGTTCCCCGATTGCACCAGACATCTGGTGATCGTGAACGGCGGTCATCTTCCCTATGTTCCGACCTTCCTGAAAAAGCTCATCAGTGTCCCGATGATCGAAAAGCCTTTCCGTAGCCTTATGCGCAACATGGTGTACTCGAACAAGGCGTTCGCCAGGGCTTTTCCGAGTCCAGCGGCCCTGCCGCCGGGTTTTATCGAGCGGATACGCGGATACGAGGACAAGCACAGCCGGATCGTGTTCGATACGGCCATGAACCAGCCTCGTCCGCAGAGCGTGCCGAAGGTCCCCACAACCGTGATCTGGGGCACCGGAGACCGGCTCGTATCTGTGAATCAGCGCGAACTCATACGAAAATGGCTCAACAACCCGGCATTCATACCGATAGAAGGCGCGGGCCACATGCCGCAGGTGGAGAGGGCCGAGGAGTTTGTTGCGGCGGTGAAGAGCGTGGGGACGGGGTGA
- a CDS encoding MBL fold metallo-hydrolase yields MRITCWGARGSIPVSGKEYTKYGGDTTCIEIRSRDNDVIIIDAGTGIRKLGNKLIASGESTLNILFTHAHWDHLIGFPFFKPIYSNKTTIKLYGCTYTQQSIEKVLSQSMAAPYFPVDFSQLQSVIVPHTLCEEPFTIGPVLVTPMQLSHPNQGLGYKFTEDDKSFVFLTDNELTLRHSGGGEYQDYVRFARGADIVMHDAEYTPDQYTITRGWGHSLYTDALRLAMEAGAKQFGLIHHNQDRTDVELDRIVDDCRGIARKESASLQCYGVEAGMEISL; encoded by the coding sequence ATGAGGATCACCTGCTGGGGAGCCAGGGGCTCCATCCCTGTCTCGGGAAAGGAGTACACGAAGTACGGCGGCGACACGACCTGCATCGAGATCAGGAGCAGGGACAACGACGTCATCATCATCGACGCGGGGACCGGTATCAGAAAGCTCGGGAACAAGCTGATCGCGTCCGGCGAGTCGACGCTCAACATCCTCTTCACCCACGCCCACTGGGACCACCTGATCGGGTTTCCCTTCTTCAAGCCCATCTACAGCAATAAAACGACCATCAAGCTCTACGGGTGCACCTACACGCAGCAGTCCATCGAGAAGGTCCTTTCCCAGTCCATGGCAGCCCCCTACTTCCCGGTCGACTTCAGCCAGCTGCAGTCGGTCATCGTGCCGCATACCCTGTGCGAAGAGCCCTTCACGATCGGTCCTGTGCTCGTGACGCCCATGCAGTTGAGCCATCCCAACCAGGGGCTCGGGTACAAGTTCACCGAGGACGACAAGAGCTTCGTGTTCCTGACCGACAACGAGCTGACCCTGCGCCATTCCGGCGGAGGCGAGTACCAGGACTACGTCCGCTTCGCCCGGGGAGCCGACATCGTGATGCATGACGCCGAGTACACCCCGGACCAGTACACGATCACGAGGGGGTGGGGCCATTCCCTCTACACGGACGCCCTGCGCCTGGCAATGGAGGCCGGGGCAAAACAGTTCGGGCTGATCCATCACAACCAGGACCGGACCGACGTTGAGCTGGACCGCATCGTGGACGATTGCCGCGGCATTGCCCGCAAGGAAAGCGCATCACTGCAGTGCTATGGCGTGGAAGCGGGGATGGAGATCAGCCTGTAG